CGCCCGCCTTGCATGTGACAAAGCGGGTCACGCCGTCTTCAAAATTCAGTGCAATGTTGTAGCTGGACATCTTGCCTCCTGTACTTCTGATTTCCACTGACGCTCGACATCAAACGTGATAAACGTCGAGCACCTGGCGGATGTAGTCGTCCTTCAACACAATGCGCTTGTAGGAAATCAATAGTTCATCATTGACTTTGCGCAGAGTGACAAACATCGTGCCGAAAAACTGGTCGGTGGTTTTGTAGCGATGGCTGAGCGTGTTGAAGTTGTAGCGCACGTCTACTTCGTTCTCGCGCTCGGCCAGCACTTCTACGTTCGTCACGTTGTGACTGGTGCGTGGTTCAGGCATCGAAGCACTACTGCGCTCTGTCTTGATGCGGAACACCCGGTCTTCAAGGCCGCCACGGTCCGGGTAGTACATAAGCGAGATCTGGCTTTCGTGGTCGTCGGTGAGCTGGTCGTCGTCATCCCACGCGGGCATCCAGTACGTGACGTCCTCGGCATAGCACGCAAGCCAGTCTTCCCACTGCCGGTCATCGAGCAGGCGCGCTTCGCGGTACAGCGCGGCACAGATTTTCTGGTAGTCGAAGCTCATGCCAGTGCCTCCCCTTGTTCCTTTTTGAGCGCGTCCCGCATCACATGCACCCAGTATTCGTGCTGACACACAAAGAGCCCCTCGTCTTCGCTACGCTCGCCTGAGATGAGCGGCTTCAGTCCCATATTTTTGGCGTTGGCGTCAGCCCCCTCGACCCACAGCGGCGCCCCACGCGAAAGGTCGTTCCACAGCGCAGTGGTGCCGGCATAGCCTGCCTGGCAAGCGCGGAACTCTTCAAGGTCATCTGCCGTGCCCATTCCGGAGACGTTGAAGAAATCTTCGTATTGCCGGACGCGGGTAGCCCGGTCGGTCGCGCTTTCGCCCTTAGGGGCAAAGCAGAAGATGCTGACTTCAGTCTTGTCTACGCTGATCGGACGTACCACGCGAATCTGAGTACTGAACTGGTCCATCAGGAACACGTTCGGATACAGGCACAGGTTTCTAGTCTGGTTGACGATAAAATCCGCCTTGACTTCGCCCACGCGTGCCTTGATTTCATCGCGGTGTTGATAGACCGGGCGCACTTCGGGATTCATGGTCTTGGTCCACAGCAGGATGTGGCCGTGGTCGAATCCGTACACGCCGGCCACCGACTTGCTCCAGCTGTTCGCGTCTACCGCCTTGGTGCCCTCTACCTTGCGACGGTCCATCGTCGCGGCATAGTTCCAGTGGACGGTGCTCACGTGATAGCCGTCGCAACCGTTCTCCATCTGCATCTTCCAGTTGCCGTCGTAGATGTACGAGGAGTTGCCTCGCAACACTTCCAGCCCGTTTGCGGCCTGGTCGACAATCTGGTCGATGATGACCTTCGTCTCGCCCAGGTACTCCTCCAGTGGAATGACGTCCGCGTTGAGGCTGCCAAACAGGAAGCCGCGATAGCTCTGGAAGCGTGCAACTTTCTTCAGATCGTGCGAGCCGTTGGTATTGAATTGCACCGGGTATTCGGTGGTCTTCACGTCTTTCACTTTCAGCAGCTTGCCGGTGTTGGCGAAGCTCCAGCCGTGGAAAGGACAGGTGAAGGTGCCTTTGTTGCCGTGTTTTTTCCGGCACAGCATCGCGCCTTTGTGCGCACAGGCGTTAATGACCGCGTGGAGCTCGCCGCTCTTGTCGCGAGTGATAACCACGGGCTGACGCCCAATCCAGGTCGTGTAGTAATCGTTGTTTTCGGGAATCTGGCTTTCATGCGCCAGATATATCCAGTTGCTCTCGAAGATGTGTTTCATCTCGAGCTCAAACAAATCGGGGTTGGTGAAGATGTCGCGGCGGCAACGGAATACTCCGTTTTCCTTGTCGTCCTGAACCGCAGTGTGCAGCAGTTCATCCAGCTGCGTGGCTTTGTTGAGAATGGCAGACATGTGTACTCTCCTACGCGTGCTTGAAGCTATGAAGCACGCGCATCGGTGTCGAAAGATTCTTGAGGAGAATTGAGCGGCAGCAGCGGTACGAGGTAGCAGCCGCGCGAAACGGTTACGCCGTGACAGACGCGCGCAGACGACTGACGAGCTGGTTATCCTTTCCATGAACCAGCGGAGTCAACTCGATGTTGAACTCGATTTCCTTGTACGTGTCGGCCTTCATGCCCAGAGCCGTGCCGCCCGTCTTCTCGATCACGTGGGGAATCAGGTCTTCACGGGTGGCGTAGGCGAAGTCGTCCCAAATCAACGGGTCGCCCTCGATGTTGATTTGTGTCGTCAGCTTGCGGTACTTGTCGGTGGTAACAAAAAAGTGAACATGCGCCGGACGGTTGCCGTGACGTTCGAGCACATTCAACAACTGCTGGGTCGCGCCATGTGGCGGGCAACCGTAACCCACCGGCATGAGTGTGCGGAACTCGTACTTACCGTGGGCGTCAGTGCTGACGGCACCGCGCAGGTTGAACTCGCTCTGCGCGCCAGTCGGGTCGAAGTGCGAATAGAAGCCCTTCGAGTTGGCGTGCCAGCACTCGACCAGGGCATTTGCGACGGGCTTGCCATCCGGGCCGGTCACCGTGCCGCGGATGACCAGCGGGCCCGCGTCATCGTCCGGATTGACGTCGATCTTCGATACGCCGTCGCGCACTGGCGCACCCGCAACATACAGCGGACCTTCGATGGTACGCGGCGTGCCACCCGTGATTTCTGCCGCCTTGTCCTCGGCGTCCATGCGAATGTCGAGGAATTTCTCCAGACCGAGACCAGCAGCAAGCAGCGCAGCTTCGCCATCCTGGCCAAGCTTGTTGAAGTAGTGGACGCCGGCCCAGATTTCGTCGGGCGTCATGTCGAGGTCGTCGATGGCCTTGAACAGGTCGCCCAAAAGGCGATTGACAATCTGCTTTGCGCGAGCACTGCCGTCCTCGCTACCCATGTTGGCGGCCGCCTTCAGCAGGTCCTGCACTTCCTTCGTATCGAACACTTTGACGCTCATGTCTGCTCCTGAATCTCTATTTTTGCTGGGGTAAACCCTTCGTTTAGCGCCCGCCTGAATATGCCTGAGAGGTATAATGGGTGCTGAAACAGAGTGTGAATGCAGAATAATGGACGCCGGAAGGCCTCGTCCAACACTGATTTAGTATCGGTCTATATCCACGAGGTATTGAAATGGAACTGCGGCATCTTCGCTATTTTGTCGCTGTGGCCGAGGAACGCAATTTCACACGCGCGGCGAAGCGACTCAATATGGCCCAACCGCCGTTGAGCCGTCAGATACAGCAACTTGAAGAGCTGCTTCAGGTACAGCTATTCCAGCGCGACTCACGCCCGTTGCAGTTAACGGAGACGGGCAAGTTCTTTTACGCTCATGCCCTCCAGTTGCTGGCTCAGACGTCCGATCTCGAATCCATGACGAGACGCGTAGGCAACATTGAGCGCAGCCTCTCTATAGGTTTCGTTGGCTCGACCTTGTACGGAATGCTGCCCAAAATCATCCGGCGATTCCGCGACGAGAACACCACAGTCGAACTCAGCCTCCACGAGATGTCGACGATGGACCAGATCAGAGCGCTGAAAAGCGGTCAAATCGATGTCGGGTTCGGCCGCATTCGGCATGAGGAAGCAAACATCCGTCGGGTGATTCTTCGCGAAGAGAAGATGATTGTTGCACTCCCGGAGGGCCATCCACTCTCACTGGTCAAGCCCATCCTCGCTCTCAGCGACCTGGTCAACGAGACCCTGATTATTTTCCCTAAGGCCCCGCGACCCAGTTATGCGGACCAAGTACTGTCGGCATTCAAGGACCGCGGTCTCAAGCCTCGCCGGATATACGAAGTACGAGAATTGCAGATTGCTCTAGGCCTCGTGGCGGCGGGCGAAGGAATTTCCGTCGTTCCGAGTAGCGTTTACGGTCTGAAGCGAGACGATGTGAGCTACAAGGAACTTGACGACCCGACTTTGGTTTCGCCAATCATCATGAGCATGCGTGCGCTCGACGAGTCGCGCGACATTCGGGAAATGCTCGAACTCATCTATCGGCTGTATGAGGAGGAAGGCATCCCCTATGCAGCCCGCAACGATTTCGGCCGGTGACACACGCCATACCTCGAGGGTATGGCACTAGACGTCGATGGTGTTGGACATGCGGTTGCTGAGCACGCAATACTTCAGCAACCCTTCAACTCCAACATTCCAGGTATGAACGCCCAAATCACATCCGTCGAAACCGTTCTGGTTGACCTCCCAACCATTCGCGCGCATCAGCTAGCAATGGCGACAATGCAGCAACAAACGTTGGTCGTCGTTCGTCTGCGCTCGAGCGACGGCATCGAGGGTATTGGCGAAGCCACCACGATCGGCGGTCTGTCGTACGGCGAAGAAAGCCCCGAAGGTATCAAGCTGACCATCGACACCTACCTGGCACCGGCACTTGTTGGGCAGGACGCGACCAACGTCAACCTCGCAATGCTCAAGCTGAATAAGGTTGCGCGGGGAAACCGGTTTGCAAAATGTGCAATCGAGACGGCCTTGCTGGACGCGCAAGGCAAGCGCCTGGGCGTCCCTGTTTCGACTCTTCTTGGCGGCGCTGTCCGCAACACACTTCCGGTGCTCTGGACGCTCGCGAGCGGCGATACACAACGAGACATCGAGGAAGCAGAAATGCTCCTCGCCGAGCGTCGCCACAACACTTTCAAATTGAAGATTGGTCGGCGTAGCGTTCGTGATGACGTAGCTCACGTGTCGAAAATCAAGTCCGCGCTTGGCGACCGCGCCAAGGTTACTGTCGACGTGAATCAGGCGTGGAATGAGGTTGACGCAACGCTCGGAATCCATGCGCTCGAAGCTGCTGGCATTGACCTCATCGAGCAACCTACGCCGCGTGAGCAACGTGGGGTACTCGCCAGACTTTCCGCGCGCTTCATCGTGCCCATCATGGCTGACGAAGCTGTGACGGGACCGGAGGACGCTCTTGAACTCGTACGTGACGCATGCGCGGACGTGTTCGCGTTGAAGATTGCGAAGTCCGGTGGGATTTACGGAATGATGCGCGCGGCCGCTATCGCGGATGCGGCCGGCGTAGCGCTGTACGGCGGCACGATGCTGGAGGGCAGCATTGGGTCGATTGCGTCGGCACATGGATTCAGCGCGCTTCCGCAACTTGCGTGGGGTACTGAGCTGTTCGGGCCACTCTTACTGAAAGACGATATTGTCACCGCAAGACCGCAGTATCGGGATTTCGACCTTCATCTGCCAGAAGGACCGGGGCTAGGCCTGCAAATCGACGAAGAAAAGCTCGCTTTCTATCGTCGCGACAAAAAATAATTGAGCGCGCAGTCGTTCCAGCATCAAACACACCGGCTCATTCCAACGGTGTGCTGCTGAACCTGAGAGACCCGACTTTTAAAATGAGAGACACATGCTTTATCTCGTAAGAATGGATGTGCATCTGCCAAACGATATGCCGATGGCTCAGGCTGATGAAATCAAGGCCCGCGAGAAAGCCTACTCGCAGGAGCTTCAACGTCAGGGCAAATGGCAGCAACTGCATCGCGTGGTCGGTGAATATGCCAACTACAGCATTTTCGATGTCGAGTCCAATGACGAACTGCACACTATTCTCTCTGGCCTGCCACTGTTTCCGTATATGACGATGAAGGTGACTGCGCTCGCACGTCACCCATCCTCCATCCACTAAAGCCTTCCGGATGCCATGCATCGCGATAACGAAGGTACGCTATTGTCCGCCGCTCCAATGGGGCGCTGGTCCGTGTCGGCAGTCACCGCAGGGCTGCTCGCCGTCATTATTTCTTACGCCGGACCGCTTGCAATCTTCTTCCAGGCGGCGCGTAGTGCCCATGTTGGCAATGACGTCGTCGCGTCCTGGGTCTGGGCAATTTCTATGGGCGCCGCAGTCTCCGGCATAACATTAAGTTGGTGGCTTAAGCAGCCCATCATAACGGCCTGGTCTGCGCCCGGAACCGCGTTGCTTGTTTCGCTCTTTCCTGGCATGCCTGTGAGCGAGGCAATCGGCGCATATATCATCGCCGGTGCGTGCATTTTCGTGCTTGGCGTGTCCGGGTTGTTTGACCGGATAGTGAAGCGCATACCGAAAGGGATAGCCTGCGCGATGATGGCAGGCATTCTCTTTCAGTTCGGCACTAATGTATTCAAGTCGGTAGCAAACACTCCTTGGCTTGCGCTGGGAATGCTCGCGAGTTACATCGTTTTCCGTCGATGGGCCGCGCGCTACTGCCTCATCCTGGTTCTGGCGTTCGGTTGTGCGCTCGCTGTGGCACTCGGTTTGACGAATCTGCAGTCGGTAAGTCTGCACGTTACCCGTCCCGTGTTCACAATGCCAACCTGGTCCTGGCAGTCAACCGTGAGTCTGGCGGTCCCGCTGGTTATCGTGAGCTTGACTGGCCAATTCCTGCCCGGCTTCGCTATCTTGCGGGTATCCGGTTATCAGACGCCGAGTCGCCCGGTTCTCGTGGGGACCAGCCTGGCGTCGATTCTGGTCGCGTTCGCCGGTGGCATAACGATTGTCATCGCAGCAATCACCGCGGCCTTGTGCACCGGTCCCGACGCGCATCGTGACCCGGAGCGCCGCTACGTCGCAGGTATCGCGAATGGGCTCTTCTACCTGATAGGTGGCGTCTTCGCGGGGACGGTCGTCATGCTGTTTGCAGCCCTCCCCAACGCCTTCGTTGCAGTGCTCGCAGGCCTTGCTTTGCTCGGTGCTATTGCGACGAACATAGTCGGGCTGGTGCAAGACGACGCCCATCGCGAAGCGTCATTCATCACATTCATCGCCACAGCTTCCAACATGAGCTTTCTAGGTCTCGGTGCGGCGTTCTGGGGTATCGTCCTGGGCACGTTGGCTCATCTGGTTCTCGGAAGAACCGGTCATAAGCGTTGAGGAATGGCTTTGTCATCAGTGCATGTCAGGTCAAACATTTTCCGACACAGCCCGGCGTTGAAGTGGCGGAACGGGTGCTCATCGGAACCCTATCTGAGTAAGTGGCGAGAGGTCCGCAAGCCTCTTGAGGGAAGTCGCGAACGACACTCTCATGGGGCCGGAATCGGAACCGCAGCAAGACCTTGTCCGAAGGAACCGCAATTGAACGCGATGATGCAAAGCAAAAACAATCGGCAGCTTTTTACCTATCTGCCGGTTCGGCGAAAGACTCGATATGTCACGTGATGACATGGCCAAGGAAACTCGCCGCTGGGGCCTGAGCGTCTCGAACAGGCACGCTATCCGCAATGCAGATGCCGAAATTTCCAATCTCGAGAAAGCGCTAGCTGCAGACGGAACGCACTCGGTTTTCGCTCAGACTTACTGGCGGCGGCGTCTGTATGAAATTCACGAAATGCCGGGGCTGGGACCTGCTCAACGTATCAAGCTGGAAAAGCTTCTCAGTATCCTGGAGGGGCACGAGAAGCGGATGAAATAGCAAGCGAAACTGCTGTGCGGCTCCTGGCGCCGGGTCGGCACGGCAGCTGAAAGGCGCAGCGGCCGATCATTGGCATCAAGTAGAACGGCGCCATGCATTTGACCTGAAAGGCCCAATGGCCTGAATGCCTCCAAAGGCGTCGGGATAATTCATACGCAGCGTTGCTAGCGCGATTTGCGTAGCGCGCCACCAGTCCTCTGGGTCCTGTTCCGACCAGCGGCTCTTCGGCCTCGAGATTTCCAGCGGATAGCGCGCGGTGCCGACGACGTGTCCATCGCTGGCCAACAGGAGGACCTCCAGTTCGGTCGTGCCAAGGTCAATGCCGAGGAACATTACACAAACCCAAACTGTCTCTTGCCCATATTTGCCTAGAGGTCGAAGTTGGTAGGCATCAAAACAACGTCGCGAATGGTCAGGCCGCGTTGCCGCGTCAACATGAACATGATTGCGTCCGCCACCTCGCTAGCCTCAATCAGGCTTCCGGATTCTTTGGCTTCTTTCAGTTTTTCTTCTGGCCAGTCGGCAAGTAGCGCGCTGATGACCGGGCCGGGCGATACAGAACCGACGCGAATTCCGTGTTTGAAAACCTGCCGTCGCACCGTTTGTACAAAGCAGTTAATCGCCCATTTGGAAGACGCATAAACCGGCTCCCACGGCGTTGGAAAGTGAGCCGCTAAAGAACTGGTCACCACAATATCGCCGGTCCGACGAGCAATCATGTGGGGCAGCACGTCGTGAACGTTTTTCATCACGACATTGACGTTGAGATTCAGCATCCGGTCAATCGCTGCCGTATCCGCGTCCACCAGTTCACCGCCGACATACGTGCCTGCGTTCGCATGCAGGATGTCGATTTGTCCTGCGATGTCCAGCACGCGCGGTACGAGCGTCGAGCAGGCTGTCGCGTCAAGCAAATCCACGACCAGCGGAATCGCCGCATCGCCGCGTTTCCTGCAGATTGCATTCAATGCGGCTTCGTCGCGGTCGACCAGCACAACACGGGCACCAGCCGATAACATCGCCTCGGTGCTGGCCAAGCCTATGCCTGAAGCAGCGCCAGTGACAACAGCGACCTTGCCTTGCAGTTCCCCGGCCATTTCCTCATCCTCTCCTGTTGGCGCTCGTCGCAGACTTGCTGCGGTAGCAATCTCCCCGGGTAACCTGCCCCCCGTGGCGTCCGTAGTCGACATTGAACGCGGCTTCATCTTTCCACCCTTGCGCCGCCAAAGGCGCTATCCGCCTTGCGATCGCAGCAGGGGTGCGAGTCGACCGTTGCAAAACCACAAGCGAGCAACTGCTCAGTTGGTGAGCAAATAATCAGCTGTAGGGCTAGCGCTGTCAAGGCGATTTCGAGAGGGGAAAACCCGATGGCCGGCGGGTGAACGATGTTTATTTGTCTGTCGCCAAGAGTGCGTGGGCCTCCGCAAAAGGAGGTACGTCGCTCATCGACTGCCCGGCGCCGCGAGTCAATCCGCCAAAGCTATGCGGTTGCACGTGAGGCGTCTTGCCATCAGATGACGAGAGGAAAACTCTCCTGAATCGCGGACTGGACCTTGACCACCGCAGAATCGCGCATTGAGCTAGTCCGCCAGGCAAGTACGATGGGATAAATCGGGAGTTTTACCGGGCACTCGACAAGCGTCAGCCCGGTCAATCTGGAAATCGCCAGGGCCGCATGCCTCGGAATGGTCGCGACCGCACGGGAGCCCTTCAGCAGATGCGGCAGGGAAGCAAAATGTGTTGTTGAGGCTATGACGTTACGCCTTCGGCCGAGTGCCGACAGCCCCTCATCCACGATCCCTACCACCCCTCCCGAGGAGACGAGAATGTGTCCCCGAGACACGTATTCGTCAAGCGTCAGAGTAGACGCCGCGCGGCGTTTCTCATCCAGGAGACACGCGTAATCGCCTTCACCAACAACTCGATGATTGAGCCCTCGGCCGGACGGTGCACCCGCAAACAACGCGAGGTCCATTTCGCGATTTGCCAGTGCGTCGCCGACGATCTGGCTATGGGTTTGCCGGAATATGAGCCTTAGTCCCGGCGTGCTCTGCGCCATGCGTTCAATCAATTGTCGTCCCACAGCAATCTCAAAGTCGTCGGACAGCCCAACCGAAACTGAGCGGCCGTGAAACGAGGTCGCCTCGGGCCAAGCGATAGCGACGGTCTGACGGCACTTGCCGAGCGCTTCGCTCACCAGCGGTTTCAGCTCTTTTGCACGGGATGTGGGCGCAAGACCCCGTCCGGTGCGTACGAACAGGGTGTCGGAGAACACTTCGCGCAGCCGTCCGAGCGCCGCACTCACTGCGGATTGGGTGAGATTGAGCCGAATTGCAGCCCGGCTTGCGCCGCCTTCCTCGAACAAAGCTTCAAACACCTTGAAGAGGTTCAGGTCGACAGCATCGATATCAATGTTGTTCATATCAGATAGTGGCGATATGTGTTCACACGATTTTACTTCCGGGCAAAGATGCAGACACAAACGTTCATCAAGGAAAACACCATGTCCAGGTCAAAAGTCGCCGCGCTACAAATCGGTTCGTCTGCAGCAGGAAAAGCCCAGACCCTGCAGCACATCCTCTCTTTCGAAGCGCAGATTCGCGCCTCCGGCGCCAAGCTCGTGGTCATGCCTGAGGCGTTGTTGGGCGGCTATCCTAAGGGTGAAATTTTCGGGACGCGTCTTGGCTATCGATTGCCGGAAGGTCGCGAGGCTTTCGCGCGGTACTACGACAATGCCATTGACGTGCCGGGCGAGGAAACTCAAGCGCTCGCTGACCTCTCGGCTAAGTGCGACGCTTCAATCGTCATTGGGGTCATCGAGCGGGATGGAAACACGCTCTACTGCACGGCGCTGTTCTTTAATCCCGGAGAGGGATTAGTGGCGAAGCACCGCAAGCTGATGCCTACCGGCACAGAACGGCTTATCTGGGGCCAGGGAGACGGCTCGACGCTGCCCACGGTCAAAACGGGAGCCGGCATCACCGGTGCGGCTATCTGCTGGGAAAATCACATGCCATTGCTGCGCACCGCCATGTACGCCAAGGGCGTTCAAGTCTGGTGCGCTCCCACGGTCGATGAACGCGACATCTGGCAATGCTCAATGCGGCACATCGCTCACGAAGGTCGATGCTTTGTCATCAGCGCATGTCAGGTCCAGCCTTCTCCGGCGCAGCTTGGAGTAGATGTTCCGG
The Paraburkholderia hospita DNA segment above includes these coding regions:
- the benB gene encoding benzoate 1,2-dioxygenase small subunit → MSFDYQKICAALYREARLLDDRQWEDWLACYAEDVTYWMPAWDDDDQLTDDHESQISLMYYPDRGGLEDRVFRIKTERSSASMPEPRTSHNVTNVEVLAERENEVDVRYNFNTLSHRYKTTDQFFGTMFVTLRKVNDELLISYKRIVLKDDYIRQVLDVYHV
- a CDS encoding Rieske 2Fe-2S domain-containing protein produces the protein MSAILNKATQLDELLHTAVQDDKENGVFRCRRDIFTNPDLFELEMKHIFESNWIYLAHESQIPENNDYYTTWIGRQPVVITRDKSGELHAVINACAHKGAMLCRKKHGNKGTFTCPFHGWSFANTGKLLKVKDVKTTEYPVQFNTNGSHDLKKVARFQSYRGFLFGSLNADVIPLEEYLGETKVIIDQIVDQAANGLEVLRGNSSYIYDGNWKMQMENGCDGYHVSTVHWNYAATMDRRKVEGTKAVDANSWSKSVAGVYGFDHGHILLWTKTMNPEVRPVYQHRDEIKARVGEVKADFIVNQTRNLCLYPNVFLMDQFSTQIRVVRPISVDKTEVSIFCFAPKGESATDRATRVRQYEDFFNVSGMGTADDLEEFRACQAGYAGTTALWNDLSRGAPLWVEGADANAKNMGLKPLISGERSEDEGLFVCQHEYWVHVMRDALKKEQGEALA
- the catA gene encoding catechol 1,2-dioxygenase; translation: MSVKVFDTKEVQDLLKAAANMGSEDGSARAKQIVNRLLGDLFKAIDDLDMTPDEIWAGVHYFNKLGQDGEAALLAAGLGLEKFLDIRMDAEDKAAEITGGTPRTIEGPLYVAGAPVRDGVSKIDVNPDDDAGPLVIRGTVTGPDGKPVANALVECWHANSKGFYSHFDPTGAQSEFNLRGAVSTDAHGKYEFRTLMPVGYGCPPHGATQQLLNVLERHGNRPAHVHFFVTTDKYRKLTTQINIEGDPLIWDDFAYATREDLIPHVIEKTGGTALGMKADTYKEIEFNIELTPLVHGKDNQLVSRLRASVTA
- a CDS encoding LysR family transcriptional regulator — protein: MELRHLRYFVAVAEERNFTRAAKRLNMAQPPLSRQIQQLEELLQVQLFQRDSRPLQLTETGKFFYAHALQLLAQTSDLESMTRRVGNIERSLSIGFVGSTLYGMLPKIIRRFRDENTTVELSLHEMSTMDQIRALKSGQIDVGFGRIRHEEANIRRVILREEKMIVALPEGHPLSLVKPILALSDLVNETLIIFPKAPRPSYADQVLSAFKDRGLKPRRIYEVRELQIALGLVAAGEGISVVPSSVYGLKRDDVSYKELDDPTLVSPIIMSMRALDESRDIREMLELIYRLYEEEGIPYAARNDFGR
- a CDS encoding muconate/chloromuconate family cycloisomerase, with protein sequence MNAQITSVETVLVDLPTIRAHQLAMATMQQQTLVVVRLRSSDGIEGIGEATTIGGLSYGEESPEGIKLTIDTYLAPALVGQDATNVNLAMLKLNKVARGNRFAKCAIETALLDAQGKRLGVPVSTLLGGAVRNTLPVLWTLASGDTQRDIEEAEMLLAERRHNTFKLKIGRRSVRDDVAHVSKIKSALGDRAKVTVDVNQAWNEVDATLGIHALEAAGIDLIEQPTPREQRGVLARLSARFIVPIMADEAVTGPEDALELVRDACADVFALKIAKSGGIYGMMRAAAIADAAGVALYGGTMLEGSIGSIASAHGFSALPQLAWGTELFGPLLLKDDIVTARPQYRDFDLHLPEGPGLGLQIDEEKLAFYRRDKK
- the catC gene encoding muconolactone Delta-isomerase, which encodes MLYLVRMDVHLPNDMPMAQADEIKAREKAYSQELQRQGKWQQLHRVVGEYANYSIFDVESNDELHTILSGLPLFPYMTMKVTALARHPSSIH
- a CDS encoding benzoate/H(+) symporter BenE family transporter, which encodes MHRDNEGTLLSAAPMGRWSVSAVTAGLLAVIISYAGPLAIFFQAARSAHVGNDVVASWVWAISMGAAVSGITLSWWLKQPIITAWSAPGTALLVSLFPGMPVSEAIGAYIIAGACIFVLGVSGLFDRIVKRIPKGIACAMMAGILFQFGTNVFKSVANTPWLALGMLASYIVFRRWAARYCLILVLAFGCALAVALGLTNLQSVSLHVTRPVFTMPTWSWQSTVSLAVPLVIVSLTGQFLPGFAILRVSGYQTPSRPVLVGTSLASILVAFAGGITIVIAAITAALCTGPDAHRDPERRYVAGIANGLFYLIGGVFAGTVVMLFAALPNAFVAVLAGLALLGAIATNIVGLVQDDAHREASFITFIATASNMSFLGLGAAFWGIVLGTLAHLVLGRTGHKR
- a CDS encoding SDR family oxidoreductase is translated as MAGELQGKVAVVTGAASGIGLASTEAMLSAGARVVLVDRDEAALNAICRKRGDAAIPLVVDLLDATACSTLVPRVLDIAGQIDILHANAGTYVGGELVDADTAAIDRMLNLNVNVVMKNVHDVLPHMIARRTGDIVVTSSLAAHFPTPWEPVYASSKWAINCFVQTVRRQVFKHGIRVGSVSPGPVISALLADWPEEKLKEAKESGSLIEASEVADAIMFMLTRQRGLTIRDVVLMPTNFDL
- a CDS encoding LysR family transcriptional regulator, translating into MNNIDIDAVDLNLFKVFEALFEEGGASRAAIRLNLTQSAVSAALGRLREVFSDTLFVRTGRGLAPTSRAKELKPLVSEALGKCRQTVAIAWPEATSFHGRSVSVGLSDDFEIAVGRQLIERMAQSTPGLRLIFRQTHSQIVGDALANREMDLALFAGAPSGRGLNHRVVGEGDYACLLDEKRRAASTLTLDEYVSRGHILVSSGGVVGIVDEGLSALGRRRNVIASTTHFASLPHLLKGSRAVATIPRHAALAISRLTGLTLVECPVKLPIYPIVLAWRTSSMRDSAVVKVQSAIQESFPLVI
- a CDS encoding carbon-nitrogen hydrolase family protein, which produces MSRSKVAALQIGSSAAGKAQTLQHILSFEAQIRASGAKLVVMPEALLGGYPKGEIFGTRLGYRLPEGREAFARYYDNAIDVPGEETQALADLSAKCDASIVIGVIERDGNTLYCTALFFNPGEGLVAKHRKLMPTGTERLIWGQGDGSTLPTVKTGAGITGAAICWENHMPLLRTAMYAKGVQVWCAPTVDERDIWQCSMRHIAHEGRCFVISACQVQPSPAQLGVDVPGWDENRPLINGGSLVVGPLGEVLAGPLHGEAGLVVAEIDTAELTRARYDFDVVGHYSRPDVFSLSVDERRKRTVNFSAAPD